One Pangasianodon hypophthalmus isolate fPanHyp1 chromosome 7, fPanHyp1.pri, whole genome shotgun sequence genomic window, aaacagaaactagCCATACACAGtgcaatattacaatattgtgAATATTGTCATTCACAATATTTCTAAGGTAACTTTgtaattacttaattattttaaatctagGATCATTTCTACCATTCAGGTGTTCATAGAGGGCTTTTCAGCTGGTTAACCTGATATTGGCTCTGAAAAAAGtaccatttgtattttttgtctttttccacACCATGCACCACAGCTCCTTTAGGAGCATTTAACTCCGCTGTGTCcttgtgatgtgtgtgtcctCCATGTGCCCAGTGTTTCAGTTGTGTACATTTAATgtgtcatttctttctctttctctctctctcaggagagGGAAGAGCTTTTCCTGcgggctctgtgtttgtgtcacaCAGTGCAGGTGAAGGATGAGATCGACAAAATAGAGAGCGACCAAATAGATGGGCTGGACGGAGGACACTCCCAGCAGGCTGAGCAAGGCGAGACAGGATACATTGCATCCTCCCCAGATGAGGTCGCTTTAGTTAAAGGAGCCATGAAGTAAGCCAGTGCTCTTCACCCTTGTTCATGGATCACTGGCATTAATTGTACCAATGTAATAACACTTCTGTCTTGCTCAGATACGGGTTCACCTTCATGGGTTTGGACAGTAAAACGATGAAGATAAGGAACAGGCAAAATGAGATAGAAGGGTACGTGCTGTTCTTTCCCTTCACAGAAATAATGTGGTATAGAATCCAAACTGACACAGTGCTCTAGTAATAATGTGCTGCAGAGAATTTAAGCTAAGCTGAGAAAGTTCAAATTCTGCTCAGTGGTGTGTGCTCTCTGCTCCACTTCCTAACAGTATTGCTCACACTCATAGGAAAAACCTGCTTCAAACACCCTAactgtcaaaaactgttttattattaaaattcgAGTCCCAGGGGCATACTTTAGTCTATTTTACAAATCTTTATCAGGTTTTATTAGTTCAAAACTCAACAAGCATCTCTGGAAATATGCCTTCTTAACCGTTTAAATTCTCAacttattcagttatttatctgaaagcaAATAGCTCAGTAactactatatactgtattaattaGTAATGATAGTAAAACTAATAGAAAAAATGGTAGTATATATTTATGAGCATGTAAGTGTGAACCTGCTTGGGAGGATCCTGGGGCAATAAGGAGTTAAATTCCACATGGAATTATAGCTTCTTGTTACTGACTCCTCACATTCTTCCCTTGACCTCTTGGTCCTCCTGTCATTTTACTATACATTTATCTGACCAGCCTGCTATCTTGCTCTAAAGAATTTCACTGTTAATCTGTCAAGCGGTTGTTCATTTTCTAATTAGATGAAGTTGCACAGATGCAGCATGGCATCAGAGCAGAGTGTGTGGAAATCAGGAAAATACTGTAGTGGTGAAGCTTTATTGTGTGGTAGcttgggaaaacccttcacacagtcaaattttgatattttctcctatatatagttctgaaaactgcaggtttttgcacatacactctatggccaaaggtaagtggacacctgaccatcacacccatatgtgtgtcTTCCCCAAACccttgccacaaagttggaagcacagaattgtataggatgtttttgtatgttgtGGCATTAtaatttcactggaactaaggggctaaaacctgtttcagcatgaaaatgcccctgtgcacaaagtgagctccataaagacatggtttactgagattggagtggaagaacttgattggtctgtacagagccctgacctcaaccccactgaacacctttgagatgaattgGAGCACCGAATTTGCGCGCCAGGCCTcatcacctgacatcagtgcctgacctcactaatactgttgtggctgaatgggaaaatccccacagccatgttctaAAATCTAatgaaagccttcccagaagagtgaaggttattataacagcaaaggggggactaaatctggaatgggatgttcagaaagcacataagGATGTTCTGGTCAgatgtctacaaacttttggccataaagtgtatcAGAAGTACAGAAGtaaagttatagcattttaaagtctggttatcCCCTAAAGTGAAAAGACGTATAAGACACCCTGCCTAACTCTATATTTATAACTTAATCTACTATCTGGAAAAACATTGCTggcaaattttaaagaattacaattttacaatgaGAAATGAGTTATCACTGATCATAAGCGTCATCCGCAGCAGTCTCTGTCACATCACCTGTTCGTGCTAACATTGAAGAGGAAATAAatgctgattaattcagtgagATGTCTTCTGTTgactaaatttcttgttattaattacttttttattatgtcatttaaatattttataactttGTCTGCTGCTGTCTGCAGAGTGTCTTAAGTGTTCTTGTCTGATGTGACATTTTGgcagctggtatctgattacaaactgaactgattaagCCATAGCTATCCATAGTTATGAAAGTGTGACATTTACTgtgtgagaaaagcacacttaGTTATCAAGGTTtagacagactgactgcattttaTCACATTGGTTAAACTGTCTCCTTACCCGACATGATTTTAGGCAAGGTTAGAAACtggcaaaatatatatataaactttttttatgtAATGACATTTGCATGTCATTTTGTAAAATCTTTTTTACAAACGTTTACCAGGCTGCTATACAATTATGCTCGCATTCTCTGTTGTACTAAATGGTGAGTAATCTGTGCTGCTTTTAACGGACGGCGAATGATAAAGGTAGTTCATGGTCTTTATCGTTTCCTTTTATTGAATTGCACAGATATGAGTTGCTTCATGTGCTCAACTTTGACCCTGTGCGGCGGAGAATGAGTGTCATAGTCAGGACCAAGACGGGTAAGTTAATGTGTAGCTAATTATTTCCTTACCTTTTGAACTTTAAACAAGGTAAAATTGGTGAAGgaatgttctgttctgtgtgtttgtgtattcagGTGAGACATTGCTTTTTTGCAAAGGGGCAGATTCCTCTATCTTTCCCAGAGTTATGCCAGATGAGGTGGACAGAATCCGCATGCACGTTGAGCGCAATGCTACGGTAACCTTTCTCTCAACTTTTCCACAGTATTCTACAGTAAATGTCAGGTAGtggaaaaactcaaaaacaccTTTAAAACCCCAAACACTCAGAGTGGGCTTGCGTGTGTGCGTCTGCGTGTGTGCGTCTGCGTGTGTGCGTCTGCGTGTGTGCGTCTgcgtgtgtgcgtctgtgtgtgtgcgtctgcgTGTGTGCGTCTGCGTCTGTAGGAGGGCTACAGGACCCTGTGTGTGGCCTATAAGCAGCTGAGCCCAGAGGAGTATGCTGCAGCAGACGCAAGTCTAAGGGAAGCTCGACTGGCTCTGCAGGATCGTGAGGAGAAGCTCATGGCTGTGTATAACGAGGTGGAGACTGGCATGAGTCTGATTGGAGCTACAGCAGTAGAAGACAGGTCAGTGTCTCAACATGCACTGCAGCTGAACACAGGTCAGTGTCCTAACGTGCATAGCAGGCAGTTAATAGTGTGCTAGTTAGACTCTGCCCCCTTAGTCATCAGCAAAACGGTAATGTTTTTACAGAGTTTAGGAACTTTAGTCTGTGTTAGACTGTGATAGGTTGTTCCATTTCATCCACCATTCAAgtcaaatataaacaaatacaaatataaattctATTATGCTCTTGTACATGAAGTGCAACAGGGTCCCATGAAGGcaaaatagataataaattaaaaataaataatttcatgaCGTAAACATTACTTCTGTGTACAGCCTATTCAAAATGTGCTACAAGGATTGGTGTTTTAAAGAGTTTAGTTTTTTATAGAACAAATAAATCAGGTATAAAGAACAGAATGCAGTTTTTTGCATTGTTGAAAGCTTAAAGCTTAGCGTGATCCTCTTAACATGtcagttaaaaatatatataagagtTAGTAGTAGCTGCTGCAGTGTTACGGGTCATTTAATAATGCCATCTTCTGGAAATGTTGAACTGATGTACAGAAAACCATGATCTTGTATTGTATGGTTGTCATACCATAACTGTTCCACCCTATATAGAGTCATAACTGTCATATGTGAGTTCCCAAACCTGCTTTTTTCTCCAGAAGTGTTGAATATTTCTCCCTTTTTGTCTCTCAGATTGCAGGAAGAGGCTGCCGAGACAATGGAAGCCCTACATGGGGCTGGGATGAAAGTGTGGGTTCTCACTGGAGACAAGATGGAGACGGCCAAGTCCACATGCTATGCTTGCCGCCTGTTCCGGAGTGGCACAGAGCTGCTGGAGCTGACTGTGCGCACGctggaggagggagggaggactCGTGAGGAAAGACTCCATGAGCTCCTTCTGGACTACCACAAGAGGGCAGTGCAGGACGCACCACCCATAAAAGCTGGAATCACCAGGTCTGCAATCTCGATAAAAACATCTCGGTTTAAACTGGGGTTCACTGTGCAACTACAGGGAAACTGTGGAGTTTGATTTCTTGTATGTACCACAAACAAAGGAATTAGGCAGTTAATAGCTTTCTGATTTATGAAAAGCTGAGATGAAACAATTTCAGCCTACAAactataatttttcattttatcaggTAAAATATGGTGCTGTGCTATGGTGATGTCTGTAGTCTGACAATGGCTTGGCACTTTATAGTGCAAACGGTGAAACGTTAATGTGTATGGCATATTTTGAGAGCAGCTGAAAGATATTTTAATACACACTTTTGATATCCTTTAAGTTTAAAAGAACAATCTGTCATTTTACAACCCTTATATCTATCTACTGCATGTTTAGTGTATTTGTGATTAGCACAGataatcatttaaacacatttatttctagTGAGGAATAGATAGAATAAATAACCTATTTACTCAAAACccacttaaaataaaatttaaggGCAATTGTtgtactcaaaaaaaaaaaaaaaatctaaatacaCAACtacataaaacatattaaaaaaatgcatctgcTTAAAATAAAGGTCTTATGATCAGAAAGTTATAAGACGATGCCATACCAAAGCTGCTCTTTTGTAGTTCAGTCCAGTTTTCCAGCACTGTTGCAGTAGAGTAAAAAGACGGTCTGATTAATTATGATTTTCTGAAGGATTTGTGTATCCATGCACAGTCAGCTCTGGAGCATTTGTTATCCAGAGGCTGTATCTTAAGAAAGAACGTAaactttgaaacttttttttaacctggtgtgtgtgtgtctccctcAGGAGCTGGTCCACGGCCAGTCAGGAGTACGGCTTCATCATAGACGGAGCCACACTGTCTTTAGTAATGAACACCTCTCCTGATACAAACTCCAGCCGCTATAAGAGCCTCTTCTTGCAGATCTGCCAGAACTGCACAGCTGTGCTCTGCTGCCGCATGGCACCACTGCAGAAGGCACAGGTCTGACCTgtagcacatacacacaaagggCACACAGTGTCTCAGTTATATGGATCTTTAAGTGAGTAATGCtgaaaatactgtatacatttatttgtattaaacTTTGTAGATAGTGAAAATGGTGAAGAATTCTAAAGGCTCTCCCATCACCCTGTCCATTGGAGATGGTGCCAATGATGTCAGCATGATCCTGGAGGCTCATGTGGGCATTGGTAAGTTCTACAAATCACTAGCCCAGAAGGAGCAGATTTCTGGGCTATTAGTGTTTTATCTGTAGTTGCCTGGTGGACAAGTTCAGCAAAATGGAAACAAAAATTATCACCTTAAAcatatcaagagaaaataaagacagaagtAAGACTTGAATATCTTTTTGGTGCAATATGAAGACAGAACATCACAGTTCATAGCTAAAACACTGGCCACAGACTTGTTGACTTCTTGTTGATATCGCAAAGATGATGTGTTTAAAGTAGGTTTTTCAGTGTCTTATTTCATCAGTAGTGTAGAGGCTTCTGTTCAAATTCACAGGCTGACTTGCTTTCTGCTTGTCTTGCAGGTATAAAGGGTAAAGAGGGGAGGCAGGCAGTCAGAAACAGTGACTATGCCATTCCTAAACTGAAACACCTAAAGAAGCTGCTGTTAGTTCACGGCCACCTCTACTACGTCCGCATCGCCCATCTAGTGCAGTACTTCTTCTACAAGGTAGACAAAAGAATTCGACAGTTCATAGCATACCACACATcatgatttattgttttgtcCTGAGcagatgtttatatttttgtccttttgtccTCAGAACCTCTGTTTCATTTTACCTCAGTTCCTGTACCAGTTCTTCTGTGGTTGCTCCCAACAGGTGGGCATTCTGAGAAAAGCCTTTTCCTGTCTACACTTCCCCCTTTGTTATTTCCTTCTTCTCTCTGGTCCCTAGTGAATGTGGTGTGATGTATGTAACGTCTCTGGACTGCTTTAAGAACACCAAAATACTTAGTTTTAATGTATTCTGTTTTCTCAAAAACAAGAACAGCATTGCCTCAATTGGCTGACCGAAAGCAAAAAATATGCTTGATGTGTTTTGActaattccattttttttttttcctttggacTGTTCTTTGGCCTTACCAGGCTTCAAAAAATAGCTAACAAAAACCCGTCAGCAATTATAGCAAATTATCTTATGTGTATCTCAAGGCTGCTAAAGTTAATATTAAcgtattaaatatttaatgccacaattttttttggctgtCATTTTCTAGTTTGGTGCTTTGACTCATCCATAATATTAGCATTGAATAATTGGAGATGGAAAGTGCATTCACATGctctgactgaatgaatgaaaatgagagAGGCATTACCCTGCAGCATACACTGAGTTTAATGTatgtagtgtaaaaaaaaaaaagaaaaaataaattttatatatatatatatatatatatatatatatattgcatgtGGCCACACAACCAGAGTCTTTACTCTTGCTGTGGAGTTGGCTTTCTTTGCTCATTTGCTCATggtaatatttgtgtgtgtgtgtgtgtgtgtgtgtgtgtgtgtgtgtgtgtgtgtatatgtacactttccttttttgttatattaatcCCGGGTGCCATGTTCCTGCCATCCCTGCCCTCTCCAGCCCCTGTATGACGCAGCCTATCTGACGATGTACAACATCTGCTTTACCTCCATGCCTATCCTGGCATACAGTCTGCTGGAGCAGCACATATCCATTGAGGTCCTGCTACATAATGCTACTCTCTACAAGTAAGACACAGaatgtttgcttcttttttcatactattgtcattattaaattagttttttattcTTGTAGTATAATAGTACAGTTACCAGTTAAGCTTGTGGCAGTGTGTTCTGATGGATAAATTGTTAGCTGATTTCTTCCACTCAATATGCTGTAACTTAGTAAAGATTAAACTTTTTAGTTTACGAACCACATAAAATTTTGAATcaactataattaaaaaaaggaccCAAACAAGCGGTCACATACAGATTTTGCAACTTTTGTAGgcaaatcaattaaaaaaaactatggcAATATTTTGCTTTCAAGGCAAAGTTGCCACTTATAATTCCCCGCCTACAACCGGTGaaagtcttctcaactaccagttccttccctgtttactgagtgacgtcaaatcaacgtggccgctcacactgtgaacagtgaaAAATACCCCTTccctacttttaaattagtctAGAGCAGTATTGGTTTTATATTAGTTAATATACTTGGTTACATCTATAACATTGGCCATGCCAGTTGCTGTTTTGAAAAGGTAATAGTCAACATAAGAGTTATCGCTGCTTGTTGCCaagctactcgctattgtctgctgttgttgttgctgtgctgcaatttccATCCAgtatgttgcatgaatgtttgatgTTCACTAGTAGTACAGAACcagtagccactcaggcctgtaactgtaaaagtgcagttaaagtagctttttatgagttTTACCTGCCCTGAAAGAGCGAACAAATGACACGCTTTCATGTCGAGTGTGCTAAAGTGagaaattacattattacaacTCGCAATTTACATCTTACAAGGCACCACAAACGCAGCATTAGTGCAGGGAAATTTCATCCAGAATCATGCAACACTGGTGCTTATCTTGCATTTCTGGTCTGCtttagattattaaaattacttgCTTGCAGTTCAAGCCGCTGATTTGGCTGATTTTTCTGGCTTTACCAAATACTGAACAATAGGTGTTAGGACAGTGGTTTTTGCATCTAGTTCACACCCTTTAAATTAGGCACTTGCCTTTAATTCCAAAAAATTGGGGgctagaaaatgtggactgataaagctgatttcattttttactgtAATGCGTAATAGTATAAAAGCAATTTAAAACAGTACAGTTTAGGCTTACGATAATACACAAATGAGAAGAAGGCAAcaattcaaataaacatttactgatAGGCTAATAGAGTATATTGCaaatacactatacggccaaaagtatgggtcttccccaaactgctgccacacagttggaagcacacaattgtctagcatgtctgtgtatgctgtagcattaagattgtGGAAAggggtgtggaagaactcgagtggcctgcacagagccctgacctcaaccccactggacACGtatgggatgaactggaacgtcGACGGTGTGCCAGGCattctcacctgacatcagtggaTGATCACCTTACATCAGCGtcacctcactaatgctctagtGGCTAAATGAGAAAATCCCCATAGCCATTTtccaaaatttagtggaaagccttctcagaagtgGAGTGGAGGCTGTTTTAGCAGATTAGGAAAGGGATGTTCATCAAGCACATACGGGTCTGATTTTCCAGGTGTCTAtatacgtttggccatatagtatatattaaaGTTGTTTGTTAGGAACAGACTGCAGAAAGGAACCTAGTTGTGATAATTGTGTTAATTTGTGATCACTGCAAATTTCTCAGTTTAACAGTATGGGTTCCACCCATGCTCATCGGCAGCCAGcttataaaatattgtttgaTGTAACCCatccaattaattaatttgttatgCTTCATTTTTAATTGGTAAATGGTTCATTTGTACACCTAAAGAAAACCGTAATGCCCATTGTTTAATGGATAAGCTGACCATGCGGTCATCTGCTGTGGCTATAGCTCACTTTAACTAGATGgagtttatcattttattataaaaataatgttcgGAATTGTGCGTAGCTGAGACATGCCTCTGTTTCCAGCACACTTGTAAGCCACATGTCCAACTCAAGTGAAATTAACAGAGTAACTCTATAGTTTCGTCTGAGCTCTGAAAATAAGACACACTTTAGTTTGCTCTGGTCTGGTTTAAGTTATGTAACTGTGAAGGACATTTTTAATGCATAAGAGTAACGTGTCATCTTCCAAGATTAGGAGTATGTTTCAGAGTAGATTATGTTCTGGACATAATAGTATTAATTTATGGTTTGTATAGGgttcagttttcttttcttattctcTAAATTGATTTCTTCACCCTTTCTGTAGGGAGATAGCAAAGAACGCTATGTTACGGTGGGGTCCCTTCCTCTACTGGACCATATTGGGGATTTTCCAGGggcttctcttcttctttggtGTTAAATATCTGTACACAAACCCAGCACTGCAGGACAACGGCCAGGTCAGTGTCATTATTGGCTTCTGTTTAACAGTTCTTCAAGCTGTGTACAGCAATAGCATGGCCTTTTTATCCTCACTTTTCTCTGCTTTCTTGTCAGGTGTTTGGAAATTGGTCCTATGGAACAACAGTTTTTACAGTCCTTGTTTTTACTGTCACACTAAAGGTTAGCCCTGGAAACAAGCAAATATCTGTTGGATTATTTGCTTCAGTTTAGATTTGCCTgtgtattttataatgaaatgtacGTGACTggttttctgctttctctttctctttcagctgGCCTTGGACACACGGCACTGGACATGGCTCAACCACTTTGTGATCTGGGGCTCACTGGCCTTCTATGTGTTCTTCAGCTTCTTCTGGGGAGGCATAATCTGGTGAGTGAATGTGGAAAGCAGAATAAAGCTTAATCTCTTTACTGCTGAATGTTTCATCCTGATTTCTATATGTTAGGGGTCTTATGCTGATATTAACGACATATCACGCTAACTACCTGACcttttatcatgttttacaaTATTGTcatgatgttaaaaaaatattattttacagaaaaatgactCCTCAGTAGCTATGCATTCTGTATTTCTAATGAGTGCAGGGGTAGTAATATTTGTCCAATATTACGCATGTTGAATTGTGCTATATAAGAGATTACTTGTACATGCCTGCTTTAATGCCACCATGCTCCCAtcaactttctttttcttctaggCCATTCCTGAGACAGCAGCGGATGTACTTTGTCTTTGCTAACATGCTTAGTTCGGTGTCTGCCTGGCTagtcatcatcctcctcatcctcgtcAGTCTTCTTCCCGAAATCCTATTGGCAGTCCTGCGTAAGCCCAAAGGCCCTCGCGCTCAAAAGGTACTTCCGTCTTTCTCGGTTTCCCCCTTTCATAACCTGTCAGCCACATTAAATTTCATCTTTTTCCAGCCTGTATTCTTCGTGGCGTCTCTCATCCATCCTCTGCATATCTCATTATGTTCTACTTTTGTAACTATACACTTTGAACATCCATCATCAACTGGAATTCCATTTGCCCTTGGTTTTCCtttgttcttttcattttttattctctcttgatcttctttctcttcatctcgGAGCAGTCAGACCAAGCATCAGAAACGTAGAATCATTTTAAGCATCTCTCTTCTTCTGTGTGTTCTAATATCACCATATCAGCCAGTACAGTATTGTCATTATCCACTATTCTAACAAACACAGAGTGAGCCGCACTGTAACCAGCATAAACTCATGATTTTACGTACCGTAATTCATCTAATGGACTGACCCTGCACTCAGAACGTTTTTAAAAGTGACATTTGCTAATTAGCTAAATCACCAGCCCTAATTTAATTGAGTCTGGAGGAGAGCATATGGAGTTGATCTGCTCCCTCACACACAGCCTTTCCAGCCTCTTCAAGCATGTCAAATAAAATGGCCAACTGTTGAGAAACAGCCCAACTGATCATTCTGTAATTTAAAGATGATTAAATAACCCATCATCACTACACTGGATTATAAAAGAGAAGCTCCATAAGTGACACAGCATAATTTAACACTACTTATATGAAATTGTAATACAACATAAActtcataaatattcacatcTTTCCTctcaccattttcttttttttttttgccagtatATCCActtgtgtttctctctttaaaaaCTGAGAgacactttatatatttattctataTGGCAGATGTTTTGGAGATATAATGTTCTCAGTGTAGTTGTAATCTGTGTCTTATTccattaagtaaagaataaaacatgactgggtGTGCTGGtgtaggaaaatcatcaacaacaatGTGGGGTGATTTGTTGAGTTAAATATTATGTAACATCaagccctgaagtgttttatttgtcttagaccacagcaatttgccagttattaccattttttaatcataatgaACATCActcatactttttgtccattcgtatttacatttaatgttgagtaATGtttgcgaaacaagttagttcctgctactacttacattatagcagctgtaaatagttttttttctctctcgcttgatgttaataaagcaaaaaaaaacagcttgtcatattacagggaaacaaaaaagcacaaagtcctctgttctgaacactttcccatggtggaaaacttacaaaGTGCAGACACTTGAGACTTCTttcataatgttaaataaatgtctccttaaaggatgttttttaaaacaaagattttatttgttaaataacagcacatattttaatttgttcgTTGTTAGCGTCCTCCAAGTCCTGGTAAATTACCTGGTCCTTTAGAAGCAATGATGTATTAGCAcaagcactttaatataaacctgtgttttgctTTGACTCTGGCACTAATGTCAGGTCcgtgctgctatagaaaattaatagaCAGATTCAGACCAAACAGATTAAAGATTTCAGTGGTATAAACCTGAATATCTTATATGGAATTAGTAAGAGTTAGGTAcccaactgcacacacacacaccaagcttTCCTCACTATTATAATTTACTCTAAATAATAccccattttatttattatatttatttatttattctttttaaaattgctcTGTCACATTCCCTGAGCTCTCAGACTCTTTGGATATGATCCCACCCCAGGTTCTGAATTGTAATGAAGGTGTAAATCTCATTAATGATATTTTACAGGTTTCTTCTAGAAGATGGTGTTGCATGTACAGGAAACTGTAGGCCAGACATGGCCATCTTTTTACTtgtccttttatttttactatcgTTTTAATTTCTGCTTTCCCAAAAACACTTTAAATTTGCCTACTTTTAaccccttttttctttcctccctccTTGTaccccctttctttctttctttctttctttctttcactctccttCCTCCTTACTCTTTCTATTCCTTTTCCCTGTCACATTTCTCCTTCTATTTCCCTCCTGTGTGTTTCGGTTGCTGTAGAAGAAGCAGCGGCTTCCTTCCTCTGGGACCTCCACTATCTTCATGCTGTCGCAGACTGCCAGCACTCACAGCTTTTCCTGGAGTGACTGAGGTCTCTTGGCCTGCTCTTCtttgtgtttatgttcattTCTTCCCCTGGTGTTCTGAATGCCTTCCCTCCATACTTGTCTTTGTCTGTTTCCCCATTTGTTGGGGTGTGAAGTCCAGAGAATCTCTTGGGTTGGTGTTTGGTGCACTTGTTCCAGAGATGTATGTTTGGGGGGCTTCTTTTAAAACCTGAATGCATAGGTGgttgttcgtgtgtgtgtgtgtatttgggaaTGCAAAAGAATTCCATGGGTTCATGCTCAGGCTCTCGTGATGGATGGACGTCCTTTTGGATAGTGTGTGCTCGCCACTGTGAGAATGCtgcagagtgtgtttgtgttttctcagcCTCCTGCTTTGTCTGTGCATGCCCAATCCGGTGAATGCAGCACGCATACGCACAGATTATTCCTGCATGCGTGCGCAGCCAAGTCTACACTGTTATATGCACAGCTACTGTGGGCTATCATCAAGAGTGTGTGCATTGAAAGTtagagtttgtgtgtatgtgttggtgcatattttttgtgtgtttataaacgTGAAACCCACACTGGTCTTTAGTTTAAACAGCTGTATTGCTATTGAGATGTATAATTTACATGAATTACATAATGAACAGGTCAGATTATGGCGTGATATGGAACCTTAACTCCTCATTTTACACATCATGCTAAAGCCTCCTTTTCACTGCTTCCGACAAACAGTAGAGTCGCATTGTCCATGAAGAATCTCTGCAAAGCTGGAAATTTCAGATGTGTTCACAGTGTAGATGATATTAGTTACAGTAAGTAATTGCATTTAGGTCCTGGCAAACACATGACGTCACCAACTTTCCTCCATgcttcaaaaataaattattaattaatttgtatgtttaaaataaaatatttattttaaataccgctttatttatttaaaataagaaaataattattttatttaatttaatatatttttaaataaatttttttaaatcaaatttgttTCCCTATGTCATGGGAGAACACTCCGTGATTAGCCTCTCTTGCATGCTTGTATCCATCCAGAGAATATAACATcgcaaacaaaatgtaaatacattacTGCCACCTGGCTT contains:
- the atp11c gene encoding phospholipid-transporting ATPase IG isoform X1; this translates as MLSTCVFPLQFCLQICNSLRRKLTPKTGGVAVLLEFGGDEKRVDSRTIYVGHRTCPATEAFIPPKFCDNRIVSSKYTIWNFLPKNLFEQFRRIANFYFLIIFLVQVIVDTPTSPVTSGLPLFFVITVTAIKQGYEDWLRHKADNEVNKYQVSVLENGNPARKESEKIKVGDIVEVVEDETFPCDLILLHSSREDDTCFVTTASLDGESNHKTHYTVPDTEKNLQSLIATIECEQPQPDLYKFVGRMHIYKPDQESPVRSLGPENLLLKGATLKNTTKIYGVAVYTGMETKMALNYQGKSQKRSAVEKSINAFLLVYLCILVSKAVVCTTLKHIWQNREGPDTAWYNPETQKEKDTYLYLKMFTDFLSFMVLFNFIIPVSMYVTVEMQKFLGSFFITWDKDFFDPEIQEGALVNTSDLNEELGQVEYIFTDKTGTLTQNNMEFIECCIDGFQYKDTESRSEVDGFCVTDGPMNKLHQKAEHEREELFLRALCLCHTVQVKDEIDKIESDQIDGLDGGHSQQAEQGETGYIASSPDEVALVKGAMKYGFTFMGLDSKTMKIRNRQNEIEGYELLHVLNFDPVRRRMSVIVRTKTGETLLFCKGADSSIFPRVMPDEVDRIRMHVERNATEGYRTLCVAYKQLSPEEYAAADASLREARLALQDREEKLMAVYNEVETGMSLIGATAVEDRLQEEAAETMEALHGAGMKVWVLTGDKMETAKSTCYACRLFRSGTELLELTVRTLEEGGRTREERLHELLLDYHKRAVQDAPPIKAGITRSWSTASQEYGFIIDGATLSLVMNTSPDTNSSRYKSLFLQICQNCTAVLCCRMAPLQKAQIVKMVKNSKGSPITLSIGDGANDVSMILEAHVGIGIKGKEGRQAVRNSDYAIPKLKHLKKLLLVHGHLYYVRIAHLVQYFFYKNLCFILPQFLYQFFCGCSQQPLYDAAYLTMYNICFTSMPILAYSLLEQHISIEVLLHNATLYKEIAKNAMLRWGPFLYWTILGIFQGLLFFFGVKYLYTNPALQDNGQVFGNWSYGTTVFTVLVFTVTLKLALDTRHWTWLNHFVIWGSLAFYVFFSFFWGGIIWPFLRQQRMYFVFANMLSSVSAWLVIILLILVSLLPEILLAVLRKPKGPRAQKKKPACSSTGGSHSSQSSARPLLMRTFSDESNTVI